In one window of Oryza sativa Japonica Group chromosome 9, ASM3414082v1 DNA:
- the LOC4347224 gene encoding 1-aminocyclopropane-1-carboxylate oxidase 1, giving the protein MAAALSFPIIDMSLLDGAERPAAMGLLRDACESWGFFEILNHGISTELMDEVEKMTKDHYKRVREQRFLEFASKTLKEGCDDVNKAEKLDWESTFFVRHLPESNIADIPDLDDDYRRLMKRFAAELETLAERLLDLLCENLGLEKGYLTKAFRGPAGAPTFGTKVSSYPPCPRPDLVKGLRAHTDAGGIILLFQDDRVGGLQLLKDGEWVDVPPMRHSIVVNLGDQLEVITNGRYKSVMHRVVAQIDGNRMSIASFYNPGSDAVISPAPALVKEEEAGETYPKFVFEDYMKLYVRHKFEAKEPRFEAFKAMENETPNRIAIA; this is encoded by the exons ATGGCGGCAGCATTGTCGTTCCCGATCATCGACATGAGTCTGCTCGACGGGGCAGAGAGGCCCGCGGCGATGGGGCTGCTCCGCGACGCATGCGAGAGCTGGGGCTTCTTTGAG ATCCTGAACCACGGCATCTCGACGGAGCTGATGGACGAGGTGGAGAAGATGACCAAGGACCACTACAAGCGTGTGCGCGAGCAGAGGTTCCTCGAGTTCGCGAGCAAGACGCTCAAGGAAGGCTGCGACGACGTGAATAAGGCGGAGAAGCTGGACTGGGAGAGCACCTTCTTCGTCCGCCACCTCCCGGAGTCCAACATCGCCGACATACCCGACCTCGACGACGACTACAGGCGCCTCATGAAGCGCTTCGCGGCGGAGCTGGAGACGCTGGCGGAGCGGCTACTGGACCTGCTCTGCGAGAACCTCGGCCTCGAGAAGGGCTACCTCACCAAGGCCTTCCGTGGCCCCGCGGGCGCACCCACCTTCGGCACCAAGGTCAGCAGCTACCCGCCGTGCCCGCGCCCCGACCTCGTCAAGGGCCTCCGCGCCCACACCGACGCCGGCGGCATCATCCTGCTCTTCCAGGACGACCGCGTCGGTGGCCTCCAGCTGCTCAAGGACGGCGAGTGGGTGGACGTGCCGCCCATGCGCCACTCCATCGTCGTCAACCTCGGCGACCAGCTGGAGGTGATCACCAACGGCAGGTACAAGAGCGTGATGCACCGGGTGGTGGCGCAGATCGACGGCAACAGGATGTCCATCGCGTCCTTCTACAACCCTGGCAGCGACGCCGTCAtctccccggcgccggcgctggtgaaggaggaggaggccggcgagacGTATCCCAAGTTCGTGTTCGAGGACTACATGAAGCTGTACGTGCGCCACAAGTTCGAGGCCAAGGAGCCCCGGTTCGAGGCGTTCAAGGCCATGGAGAACGAGACCCCCAACCGCATTGCCATCGCTTGA
- the LOC136351719 gene encoding uncharacterized protein has translation MANYLPVALADSARSWLHGLPCGTIRSWAELRDHFIANFQGTFERPGTQFDLYNIVQKSGESLRDYIRCFSEQRNKISDITDDVIIAAFTKGIRHEDLVGKFGRKPPRMVKQMFEKANEYAKAEDAITASKQSGTTWKPNKDTPTAGGSGSNNHKDRKHSSHGIKAE, from the exons atggcaaaTTATCTgcctgtggccctagcggacTCCGCCCGATCCTGGCTCCACGGACTACCCTGTGGCACGATCAGATCATGGGCGGAACTTCGTgatcacttcatcgccaacttccagggcacctttgaacgccccggcacacagtttgatctctacaacatcgttcagaagtctggagaatcccttcgagattacatccgatgCTTCTCcgaacaacgcaacaagatctccgacatcaccgacgacgtcatcatcgccgccttcactaaaggcattcgccacgaggatctagtcggcaagttcggacgtAAACCTCCTAGGATGGTTAAGCAgatgttcgaaaaagccaacgagtatgccaaagccgaagatgctatcACCGCGTCCAaacagtcgggcaccacttggaagccaaaTAAGGACACGCCGACTGCAGGGgggagtggaagtaacaaccacaaggatcgcaagc attcctcgcacggaattaaagccgagtaa